CTCAATCTGAACAGGCTTGATAATATAAGGTAAAGCACCCTCTCCAATTCCTCTGATTTCTCTAATTGTCTCTTTCTCTATCCTAAAACCTAAATAGTCTCCCGCTCTCTTTGGAATTAAGGTTATATCTGCCCCCGAATCAATAAGCATTTGGCATCTATAGCCTTTTTCTTCACTTATAATTCTAAGTGTTGATGTGGCTTCCAAATTATTCCAAGCTCTTCTGATGTGTACTTTTTGTATGGAAACTCAATCATACTGCCATCACTTCCCACTTAGGAACTTTAGTAATTAAAGGGTCTGGTGAATACTTTTTTGCTTCTTCAATCACAGCAATAAAATCATATCCATGGGCAACAATCTTTTCAGAAGCTACTGCAATATATTCACCTCTGTATTTCGCTTCTTCATCTGGATGTTCTGTAAGCCATTCACTTTCTTTGTCCTTCTTCATCTCTTTACCTTTTAGTAAAAATTATACATTATTCCTTTCTTTTTAGCAAGATTTTTCATGCCCTTCCTGGAGCAACATAAACGGTATCGTCATTATTTGCCGCATTTATTGCAGCTTGAATGGTTGCATACTGAGCTGGCGCAGGGAAATCCGCTGACTTTGCCTCATAGCCCCAAATTAGCCCCAAAACTACCAAACTTAAGATTTTCCTCCTCTTTTTCTTTAGATAAAAATTTATTCAACAATTCAGAGCAATCTTTTACGAAAACCTTAACCTCTCCTTTCATCCTTTCTCCATCTTGAAGGCTAATTTCTGCATAATCTTCATAATCGCTATCTATTCTCCTTTCCAAAGAACGAGAGAGAATCTTAGCCTTTTCAGGAAAGAAAAGCCCTTCTTTTACGAAATGCTTAGAGAATAATGTAATTACGCCGCTATGGGTCTTGGAATCTGTTTTTTTCAGAGCCAATAGGGAACGGGCAGAATGAAAGACAGCATAATAAAAGCGATTTATTGCCCCTTTTATCAAGCCTTTTTTAAAAAGTATCTCCCCCTCTTTTAGACATTCTTTAGCCCTTTTGAGACGGTATTTTGCCAGGTCAATAATTTCTTGTTCCATTATAACATTATTCCCTCCTTCTCTATTGATTGGACAAAGGGTGTTGCTCTCCACTTAAGAGACCTAAATTTACTTGCCTCTACAATACGAGGAGAAATATAGACTTCCCATTTCAGATTAACCTCAAAGGCAATATCCATAATCCTATCCCATACATTCTCATTCAAACTTTTTACCTCTACGAGAATATCTATATCAGAGGCATTATTAGCATCTTTGCGTGCCTTTGAGCCAAAAAGACGAATGCTCATTAGATTCTCTTTTAA
This sequence is a window from bacterium. Protein-coding genes within it:
- a CDS encoding retropepsin-like aspartic protease; this translates as MEATSTLRIISEEKGYRCQMLIDSGADITLIPKRAGDYLGFRIEKETIREIRGIGEGALPYIIKPVQIEIGEYRIKGRIGWVLIEEVPFLLGRLDIFDQFDIKFDHLAKKVGFEK
- a CDS encoding nucleotidyltransferase domain-containing protein — translated: MKKKDAINEFTEKIKVLLKENLMSIRLFGSKARKDANNASDIDILVEVKSLNENVWDRIMDIAFEVNLKWEVYISPRIVEASKFRSLKWRATPFVQSIEKEGIML
- a CDS encoding HEPN domain-containing protein; the encoded protein is MEQEIIDLAKYRLKRAKECLKEGEILFKKGLIKGAINRFYYAVFHSARSLLALKKTDSKTHSGVITLFSKHFVKEGLFFPEKAKILSRSLERRIDSDYEDYAEISLQDGERMKGEVKVFVKDCSELLNKFLSKEKEEENLKFGSFGANLGL
- a CDS encoding DUF5678 domain-containing protein; the encoded protein is MKKDKESEWLTEHPDEEAKYRGEYIAVASEKIVAHGYDFIAVIEEAKKYSPDPLITKVPKWEVMAV